The Microbacterium horticulturae region ACAACCAGTGCACAATGGGCGTGAAGGGCGACGGACGCACCAAGAGGATGGCAACCACCGACACATGCATCCGGTGATTGCTGATGGCGCAGAACAGCGGCCGTTAGGGGATCTCGGGGCTGCCTAGCGTATTGCTGGCGCGTCTACGAGCCGGGCAGGTTGCTTCATGACACTCTAAAATCAGTCTGTGAAACAGGAGGTTCGGATGCGGCGAGTTAAGGTCGGACGCCATACCGTCGAAGCTTCAGACGTTCTGGCGTCGTATTGGCGTTTCGCTGCTGAGCGGCAGAATGTCTATCACGCGCGGCTGCTTGGCGATCCTGGACCCTGGACGGATGACCCGGTTATCTCACGATTCCGCTTCACAAATGCCTACCGTGCAGCTGACCGCGTCTCGCAGGACCTGATTCGTGTCGCATACGAGGGGCCTCAGGATGCGGAGAACCTCGTGTTTCGTGTCATGTTGTTCAGATTCTTCAACAAACCATCGACATGGGCGGCGTTGGAATCGCAGTTTGGCGAGATATCGGTTGATTCGTTTGACGTCGATGCCTTCGATAGCGTCCTGGACCGTCTACTTTCAGAAGGCGAACGGATCTACTCAGCGGCCTATATCATCCCGCCGCCGCCGTTTGGAGCAGTCAGGAAACACCGCAATCACTTGCTGCTCATCGATCACATGTTGCACGCCGGGGTCGCGGATCGGATAGCGGCGGCGACATCGCTACGTGAGGTCTTTGAAACCGTTTCGTCATTCCCCTCCTTGGGCCCATTCTTGTCGTACCAGCTTGCGATCGATTTCAACTACACGACCGTCATCGACTTCGATGAGAACGACTTTGTAGTTCCTGGGCCTGGCGCCCGCAGTGGAATCAAGAAGTGCTTCCCAGGCTTAGGCGAGGCCTCGGCAGAAGATGTCATACGTTGGATGGTCGACACTCAAGCGGATCAGTTCGAGCAGAACGGAATCGCGTTCCCTGATCTGTTTGGTCGTGCATTGACCCTCATCGACTGCCAGAATCTCTTCTGCGAAACAGACAAGTACGCAAGAGTCATGCACCCCGACGTACGAGGAGTCGGGAACCGCAGTCGCATCAAGCAGCAATTCCTTCCTCAGGGAAACCCAAGGCTTCCATTTTTCCCGCCCAAATGGGGTATCAATGAACGCGTCTCAATGAGCTCCGTGGCGCGAGCGTCCCAGAAACTCGACAGCAGCGGCCTCAAGATCATGGTCCCCGACTCCTTGGACCAGCTGATTGAGCACACTGCGCTCCACCCCGTTCTGGGCTGACCAAAAAAGCTCGATCATTCGAATAAAGGCGAGCAGGAGGGGATCAGTAAGCGACGGTTCGAGATCGACTAAGCGTTCGCCTGACCGCAATCTGTTCTCCAACCGCATCCACTCCTGCAACTCCCCGGCCGATTCCTTCCATTCCGTATCGAAGAAGGCGCGGACTCCACCAGGGCGTCGGTCTACTGTTTCGTGATTCGCGTTCACGACGCTCTCAGCTCTGTCGAAGTGTCGCTCGTACAGATGCATCGAGGAGCTGAAGAACACCAAGCGTCCGGGCTCATAATCCAGCCAGCGAGACATCATCTCTAGCAACAGCGTCCATTCGAAGGCGTTGATCCCGGAAAATCCCCACCAGATGTCCGTGCTGCGCGCCGCAACATGGAGATGGAGCTTCCCATCCCGAAGCAGGAAGTGTAGCCAGTTGTTACACGGAACGTCGAGGCTTTCAACAAAATCGCGATCGGGATCGTAGATGCTGATGACCGCACGCCGCGATAGAGGATCAGCACGAAGAATTCTTACGACTTCCGAAAGCTGATCGATGCCGTTCCAATTCCGGATCCGCGGGCCGTAGCCAGCTCTCCACGTAGTTCCATCGTCTGAGAATTCTGAGGCGCGCTTCAGATACGCTCCGAGATACTCCATGTCGTTTCGTCCGCAGATCACCCACATGCTCTCCGCAATTGACGCAAAGATATTGTTGTGGCGATTCGTGGCGATGACCTGACGGGAGCGAATATCGGAGATCTCGATGAGTCGTGCCCGTAACTCGCGTGTTGAATTGCCACGGACTTCGACGTTTTCACCGGATTCGAGGACGCATCTCAGCTCCTCAATGAAGGCGGTCTGAACATCCCTGTACACGGTCATGGCAGGTCTCACGCACCCACTGCTATCGACGCGAGCCCGTGGGCGAGTAGAGCATCAGCAATCAACGCATAGGTTGCGTCCTCGCCAGCGCTCGGCACGATGACCGCGAGGTCGGGATGCTCGTCGACAAGCGCTCGGTAGCCCGCTTTCACACCATGCGTGTTGTTGTCGTCGACGTAATGGGGTTCTAGGAAAACAAACACAATGGATGGGACGATCGGGTGCCAGATTGTATGGACGAGGTCTCGAAAACTCGATTCGGATAACCCCGATTGCTCGACTGATCCGCCGTACCATCCGTACGCAATGGTTGACCACCACCATCGGTCGAGGATCAAGGACTGCGTCCTGGCCGCTTCTACTAGGTGGCAGATTGACTCTGCATGACAAGCAAGATGAGCAAGTTGTTGAGCGAGCCCCGACCGAGGCCTCTCAGTATCAGCCTCGCCCTCCAACGCCGTGTAAAGCTGCTTGGTGAAAGGGGTGAAGCCCCTTGGCATGTGGGCAAACACAGTTGAGTTCGCAGGCACTGCGGCTTGAAGACGCTTTAGCTGTGTCGACTTTCCCGTCTGGTCGAGACCCTCGAAGACGATGACGGCACCGGGATGGATGATGATGCTAGCAGCAGACATCGCCAACTCCTTCGCTCTGCCCAGCGTGGCTCCAAGGTGGTGTCAGAGGTCACCCCTAGCATCAAGGTATGCGAGATGATGGGATCGACATGGGAGGCACAGCGGCGCGTCGCCCTGGCGAGCCGTGGCGTGAACTCAATGAC contains the following coding sequences:
- a CDS encoding nucleotide kinase domain-containing protein, which translates into the protein MKQEVRMRRVKVGRHTVEASDVLASYWRFAAERQNVYHARLLGDPGPWTDDPVISRFRFTNAYRAADRVSQDLIRVAYEGPQDAENLVFRVMLFRFFNKPSTWAALESQFGEISVDSFDVDAFDSVLDRLLSEGERIYSAAYIIPPPPFGAVRKHRNHLLLIDHMLHAGVADRIAAATSLREVFETVSSFPSLGPFLSYQLAIDFNYTTVIDFDENDFVVPGPGARSGIKKCFPGLGEASAEDVIRWMVDTQADQFEQNGIAFPDLFGRALTLIDCQNLFCETDKYARVMHPDVRGVGNRSRIKQQFLPQGNPRLPFFPPKWGINERVSMSSVARASQKLDSSGLKIMVPDSLDQLIEHTALHPVLG
- a CDS encoding thymidylate synthase, encoding MTVYRDVQTAFIEELRCVLESGENVEVRGNSTRELRARLIEISDIRSRQVIATNRHNNIFASIAESMWVICGRNDMEYLGAYLKRASEFSDDGTTWRAGYGPRIRNWNGIDQLSEVVRILRADPLSRRAVISIYDPDRDFVESLDVPCNNWLHFLLRDGKLHLHVAARSTDIWWGFSGINAFEWTLLLEMMSRWLDYEPGRLVFFSSSMHLYERHFDRAESVVNANHETVDRRPGGVRAFFDTEWKESAGELQEWMRLENRLRSGERLVDLEPSLTDPLLLAFIRMIELFWSAQNGVERSVLNQLVQGVGDHDLEAAAVEFLGRSRHGAH
- a CDS encoding dTMP kinase, whose amino-acid sequence is MSAASIIIHPGAVIVFEGLDQTGKSTQLKRLQAAVPANSTVFAHMPRGFTPFTKQLYTALEGEADTERPRSGLAQQLAHLACHAESICHLVEAARTQSLILDRWWWSTIAYGWYGGSVEQSGLSESSFRDLVHTIWHPIVPSIVFVFLEPHYVDDNNTHGVKAGYRALVDEHPDLAVIVPSAGEDATYALIADALLAHGLASIAVGA